Within the Burkholderia ubonensis genome, the region GCGAACACCGGCGACCGCCCGGTGCAGGTCGGCTCGCACTACCACTTCCACGAAGTCAACGACGCGCTGTCGTTCGACCGCGCGGCCGCGCGCGGCTTCCGGCTCAACATCGCGGCCGGCACCGCGGTGCGCTTCGAGCCGGGCCAGACGCGCACGGTCGAGCTCGTCGAGCTCGCGGGCGACCGTGCCGTCTACGGTTTTCAAGGCAAGGTGATGGGGCCGCTCTGAGCGCCCCGCTTCAGGACTACGGACGACATGACACTACGCTTGAGCCGCCGCGCGTATGCGGAGATGTTCGGGCCGACGACGGGCGACCGCATCCGTCTCGCCGATACCGAGCTGCTGATCGAGATCGAACGCGACTTCACGATCTACGGCGAGGAAGTGAAGTTCGGCGGCGGGAAGGTGATCCGCGACGGGATGGGCCAGTCGCAGCGCGTCGCCGCCGACGTGCCCGATACGGTGATCACGAACGCGGTGATCCTCGATCACTGGGGCATCGTGAAGGCCGACATCGCGATCAAGCACGGCCGCATCGCCGCGATCGGCAAGGCCGGCAATCCTGACATCCAGCCGGGCGTGACGATCGCGATTGGAGCTGCGACCGAAGTGATCGCCGGCGAAGGGCTGATCGTGACCGCGGGCGGCATCGACACGCACATCCACTTCATCAGCCCGCAGCAGATCGACGAGGCGCTCGCGTCCGGCGTGACGACGATGCTCGGTGGCGGCACGGGGCCCGCGACCGGCACCAACGCGACCACCTGCACGCCGGGCCCGTGGCACATGGAGCGGATGCTGCAGGCCGCCGACGGCTGGCCGATCAACCTCGGCTTTCTCGGCAAGGGCAACGCGAGCCTGCCGCAGCCGCTCGTCGAGCAGATCGCCGCCGGCGCGATCGGGCTGAAGCTGCACGAGGACTGGGGCACGACGCCCGCCGCGATCGACAACTGCCTGTCGGTCGCGGACGACACCGACACGCAGGTCGCGATCCACACCGACACGCTGAACGAAGCCGGCTTCGTCGAATCGACGGTCGCCGCGTTCAAGGGCCGCACGATCCATACGTATCACACCGAAGGCGCGGGCGGCGGCCATGCGCCCGACATCCTGAAGGTGTGCGGCGAGGCGAACGTGCTGCCGTCGTCGACCAACCCGACGCGCCCGTACACGATCAACACGCTCGACGAGCACCTCGACATGCTGATGGTGTGCCATCACCTCGATCCGTCGATCGCCGAGGATCTCGCGTTCGCCGAATCGCGCATTCGCCGCGAGACGATCGCGGCCGAGGACATCCTGCACGACCTCGGCGCGCTGTCGATGCTGTCGTCCGACTCGCAGGCGATGGGCCGCGTCGGCGAGGTGATCATCCGCACCTGGCAGACCGCGCACAAGATGAAGGTGCAGCGCGGTGCGCTGCCCGAGGACAGCGCGCGACACGACAACTTCCGCGCGAAGCGCTACGTCGCGAAGTACACGATCAACCCGGCGCTCACGCACGGCATCGCGCACGAGGTCGGCTCGATCGAGCCCGGCAAGTGGGCGGACCTCGTGCTGTGGGAGCCGGCGTTCTTCGGCATCAAGCCGGCGATGATCCTGAAGGGCGGAATGATCGCGGTGGCGCAGATGGGCGACCCGAACGCATCGATCCCGACGCCGCAGCCCGTCCACTACCGCGAGATGTTCGCGACGCGCGGCGGCGCGCTCGCGCGCACGTCGCTGACGTTCGTGTCGCAGATGGCGGCCGACGCGGGCATCGCCGAACGCTACGGGCTCGCGAAGCGCATCGTGCCGGTGCGCAACTGCCGCAACGTGACGAAGGCCGACATGATCCACAACGCGTGGCGGCCCGCGATCAGCGTCGATCCGGAAACCTACGACGTGATCGCCGACGGCCAGCTCCTCACCTGCGAGCCGGCCGCGGTGCTGCCGATGGCGCAGCGCTATTTCCTGTTCTGACGATTTCCGATCCATGCGCACCCTCGACAAACGCATTGCCCCGAACGTGAAGCTTGCCGCGTCGCTCGTCGCGCGCGCGCCGACGCTCACGCTCGCCTACGATGCCCGCTGCAAGAGCCGCCTCGCAGCCACGCTCGACACCGGCGAAGACGTCGCGCTCGTGCTGCCGCGCGGCACCGTGCTGCGCGACGGCGACGTGCTCGTCGCCGACGACGGCGCGCTCGTGCGCGTCGCCGCCGCGCCTGAAACCGTGCTGCGCGTGCGCGCGGCCGATCCGCTGACGCTGATGCGCGCCGCCTACCACCTCGGCAACCGCCATACGCCGGTCGAGATCGGCGACGGCTACCTGTTGCTCGAAGCCGATCCCGTGCTCGCGGACATGCTGCGCCGGCTCGGCACGCAGGTCGAGCAGGTCGACGCGCCGTTCCAGCCGGAAGCCGGCGCATACGGCGGCGGACACCGGCACGGCCACGACGCGACCTTCGCGGAAGACTATGCGCTCGCGCAGCAGGTGTTCTGCGAGCACCACGGCCATTCGCATTCG harbors:
- the ureE gene encoding urease accessory protein UreE, encoding MRTLDKRIAPNVKLAASLVARAPTLTLAYDARCKSRLAATLDTGEDVALVLPRGTVLRDGDVLVADDGALVRVAAAPETVLRVRAADPLTLMRAAYHLGNRHTPVEIGDGYLLLEADPVLADMLRRLGTQVEQVDAPFQPEAGAYGGGHRHGHDATFAEDYALAQQVFCEHHGHSHSHDHDHQHGPGCTHGHGHEHH
- a CDS encoding urease subunit beta; translation: MIPGEILTDDGEHELNAGRATLTLTVANTGDRPVQVGSHYHFHEVNDALSFDRAAARGFRLNIAAGTAVRFEPGQTRTVELVELAGDRAVYGFQGKVMGPL
- the ureC gene encoding urease subunit alpha; this encodes MTLRLSRRAYAEMFGPTTGDRIRLADTELLIEIERDFTIYGEEVKFGGGKVIRDGMGQSQRVAADVPDTVITNAVILDHWGIVKADIAIKHGRIAAIGKAGNPDIQPGVTIAIGAATEVIAGEGLIVTAGGIDTHIHFISPQQIDEALASGVTTMLGGGTGPATGTNATTCTPGPWHMERMLQAADGWPINLGFLGKGNASLPQPLVEQIAAGAIGLKLHEDWGTTPAAIDNCLSVADDTDTQVAIHTDTLNEAGFVESTVAAFKGRTIHTYHTEGAGGGHAPDILKVCGEANVLPSSTNPTRPYTINTLDEHLDMLMVCHHLDPSIAEDLAFAESRIRRETIAAEDILHDLGALSMLSSDSQAMGRVGEVIIRTWQTAHKMKVQRGALPEDSARHDNFRAKRYVAKYTINPALTHGIAHEVGSIEPGKWADLVLWEPAFFGIKPAMILKGGMIAVAQMGDPNASIPTPQPVHYREMFATRGGALARTSLTFVSQMAADAGIAERYGLAKRIVPVRNCRNVTKADMIHNAWRPAISVDPETYDVIADGQLLTCEPAAVLPMAQRYFLF